One window of Candidatus Binatia bacterium genomic DNA carries:
- a CDS encoding TRAP transporter small permease, producing MDIFVRTVRFISQLFGYLAAALIALSVVVVCHMVFVRYALNQNTIWQTDFVTYCLVAATFVGSPFVLTTRGHVAVDVLPLYSAPRPRWWLALFAAAVTLFFCVAMTVLTFQFWREAWDNKWVSDTMWRARLWIPYSALPIGLGLLTLQCLADLMGLVSGREPPFGITKARR from the coding sequence ATGGACATATTTGTCCGCACCGTCAGATTCATCTCCCAGCTGTTCGGCTACCTCGCCGCCGCTCTGATCGCGCTCAGCGTCGTCGTAGTCTGCCACATGGTATTCGTGCGCTACGCGCTCAACCAGAACACGATCTGGCAGACCGATTTCGTCACCTACTGCCTGGTTGCCGCGACCTTCGTCGGCAGCCCCTTCGTGCTCACGACGCGGGGCCACGTCGCCGTCGACGTGCTGCCGCTGTATTCGGCTCCGCGCCCGCGCTGGTGGCTGGCGCTGTTCGCTGCCGCGGTGACGCTATTTTTCTGCGTGGCGATGACCGTACTCACGTTCCAGTTCTGGCGCGAGGCCTGGGACAACAAATGGGTGTCCGATACCATGTGGCGGGCGCGACTGTGGATCCCCTATTCGGCCCTGCCCATCGGCCTCGGCCTGTTGACCCTACAGTGCCTCGCCGACCTGATGGGCCTGGTCAGCGGTCGCGAACCGCCGTTCGGCATAACCAAGGCTCGTCGGTGA